The DNA region CGTTGCGTATTATAGGCAACGGTTCCGCCGAAGAAGACACGCGAGGAGCCTTCGACGGCCATGAGACTTGCTTGTATCAGTCCTCCGCAGCAGGACTCGACGACCGTACACGTCTTTCCTTTCGCCTTCAAGCCCGCGACGAGCTGTTGGAACGCCCGAGACTGTACACCGCTCATTTGCCCGGAGACGAATACTTTTACTGTGACTTGTTCTCTGCCCTGACTACTGTGTACGACACATATAGGGATTGTCTCTCATCAATGTCAACATTGGCTGTTTCGCATTTGCTGGAGGCTAGAGATGGGGGAGGGTTTACAATTTCATGTCCATCGTCGCAGCGATGAATTGTCCGTACAAGTACAGAATCGGACATGTCAACGAACGGACTAAATGTGAAACTATCGTGACAGAAAGGGAAGGAATCCTCGTCTAGAGTACTTAGGATTTAGGAGGCGCGCATGCCTTCTTTCACGGCTGCACTGTCCTAATTCGTTAATTAGGGATCCACAGATGTGCGATTGGAGTGCCGTACACCGTCCTCCAGCGCGGGGGGGGGCTTGTCCGTGGTTGGACGTCGTGCGCTTCGGGGTGGCAATGCATTCTCTTTAAATCGATTCCTTAGCATCTCAATTTGGTAAGTTCGGACCTATTCCCAAAAATTGGCGACATCGCATATCGATTCAAAATTTTGTCACGATACAAGTTTACTATTGCGAACGGTCGCTGTTCCGTATGTGAAGTTTTTGGTTTCTGACTCGTGATCGATCTGATATTCCGCGGATCGGCTTCGAGTATTGCAAACGGCAAGGGTATACGTAAATAACCGTACTTCCGTGGATCCGCAAGGGGCTCCCAAACGGATGCGTGATTCATATATGGCTTAGATCTGCCGGCGGCGTCATTGTCCAAGGTTTGCCCCGGGGGGCTGTCCATGATTCACGCTCTACGGAGTTTCCGTGATTCCGAGACACAAGCAGTAAATGGTTGGTACCAATGCATGTTGGTTCAAAAAGTTTCGCCCAACGTCACACGCCCGCGCTTCGGGGTTCACTTCTCGAGGTTCACTTTTCCGCTTCCCACAAATTCCTGCACCGCAAACACGACAACGCACGATCCAAAATCTCGAGTCGACTCACTCACCATGACTTTCTCTGCCATTAGCAACAAATCTACCCCCTTGACTAACGGGACAGCTGCTCAGAGTCCCACGGTGGTTAGGAATACCGACAGTGATCAAGAGCGATCGCAACAATCCTCGACAATCTCTCCGGTCCCCGCCGATGAAGAAGTGACATCTCAGACGAGTCTATCCAACGCACCGTTTTTGGCTGACGAGGCTTTGGACTTCTCCGGTGTGCCTCTCAAGACAGCCAGCAAAAAGATGGTACGCTTCGACTGCGTGGCCAGCAGTGCCAACGATGATTGCGTTAGAAGAAATGGCTTGACGGGAGAACAAGATGACCAGGATCACATGgaggaagaattggaacaTCAAGGCAACGACTCATCCCGTTCTCAaaattgcagtattcccAAGACAAAAAGCAAGCGCTCCTTGCAACAGGCCCAGGTTCTTCTGCAGAGAGTGTCTCGCGGCAGCATTGCCCGTCGCCGTAAGAGTCCACCACCCGCCAACATGACGGCCCTCGACTGTATCAAGCTTCAACTGGATCGGATGGAAGCAAAAATACAGAAATCGGCCGTGTTGGAACTCGCCTTGTTGAATCAATCCAAGACTATTCGTGAACAGCGGACGGCCTACCAGAGAAGGTACGAGAAAATGGCCCGGGACTATGGTGAACTCGTCCAAGCAGCGCATCCCGATCAGAAGCACGTGGTACAGCCTGGTATGCCGCACGAGTTACCGCCCACATTTCCCGGGAATCGCGCTACCATGAAGTCCACGTAATGGGGCTGGGAATCACATTGGTAGTTTATTTCGCTTTTTCCTCGCTTATGTAAAAATTGAAGTCTACGATTTGCAAAAAGTTTACCGTATTATATGCTACGCTTTTTCAGCGGCCAGGAAGGCTAGACTAACCAATCCAGGATCTCCTCGATGAAAAGCCTTAAAAGTTAACTTTTCCGTACTCTTAGCATCTCTTTACCTCGTTTGATTGCACCTGACCTGTTGTCACCGGGAGATTATCCATTGGCCTCCACATGCCTCGATAGGTATGCCGCTGAAACTCCCTTTTGAGCATATAGGACCTTGGGGGTAATGTGAGCGAGATCAAAGTCGATCTACTAGGCTTGTATGACCGAGTCGACTACGCTTATCAGCTTCAAAGCGAGGCAATACTGTCGAGACGAAAGATCAAAACACGTCACTCAATTTCGATATAAGGGATTCGATGACGTTTCTGCTATAGCCTGGGATCGCCCGCCCCCGTGCCGCTAATTCGAAAAACTCCTTGTATTGGGGTACCGCCAGGTTCCCGAGTGGGACCGTTATTGGAGCTTTTCGTGTGGTTTATATTACATTAGTTCGTTTTATTGTGACACCCGCGTGCACCCCGTGGGATGGAAACGCGTAGCTATGCGTGAGCGCGGTTTTTTTTTCGTATGGGTCTGGCTATCACTGTCGCCAGAGGACTAGGGAGGGAATTTGCACGGTAGCACCATGACTAATGGAAAGCACAACGTGGTCGTCAAGCTAGTAGAGGGTGGGAGCGTTGAACGACGGGTCGGGGCATAGAGTTTTCAAACTTTGGAATCAGTAAAAGTGCCTCACCGGTTGCTCCCCCAAGGAGTATCCCGATCTAGGAAGGCCTCAAAACGAGATCACTGCCTCGTCTAAGTAACGACTCGTGAAGAAGTGGTCCCTATGTCTCGATAGGTAGGCTTCCCGTTGATAGCCTGGAATTCGGATGGGCATGCAGTCTCGGTATTTCTTTTTGCGAAGTGTGGCATGGGGTGCCCTTTGACCATCTATACAGAAACCAGGTTGGTTCACGTTGGCGTTTGGCAGTTTTCGATTCCTTTCGATGGCAAGAATTTCTTTTTATCTCTGCAGTTATTGCGTATATATATTGAATTTTGCTGGACGGTGTCTGTTCGCTCGCCATCACCGAAAGGCGTCAATTGTAAGCATCCGCGTCaaacgtcacagtcagtaacttttttcaaaaatgaaaaagtCGGACCAATGTTTCCGGGTCTCTCGTTTTGGAACGGTTCAGCACGGGCGCcacctcacagtcagcgcaGCATTGCTCCGAATTCCAGCGCGTTTTTACTCACTCTAACACGCTCATACAGCCACAAGGTAGTACGGAAGAGAGGACAGCCCCGTGGAATCGTCTCCTCATTCGTTGTCGTGTATAAAGGCTCGTAGAGTAGCAAGCACAGTTTTGCCATTGCCACTAGGATGACCTCCTCTAGCTCCAGCAACGGCGCGAGTACgcggacgatgaagaagatcgGAACGCCGACGAAATCGACGGACCTGGACTGGTCCGGCGGTGAGGGTGTACTGCCAGGACGCGCAGCACTGGGTCCGATCTTTCTCATGAGTGTCACTCCCGTCTTCTCCATTGTCTTTTTTCACGTGTGCGCCAACATGAAGGGAAATTTCCTCGCCTTTGGACAGCAGTGTCTGCGGGACGGATTGGGCGCCACAATCACGGCCATTTGGCCCGATCCGTGGGACGCAGTCGCGTGGAAAATGATCCTTTCCTTCATGGCCTTTCAGCTTCTCCTCATGAAGGTGATTCCGGGAGATCGTTTCGAAGCGACACTCACGCCCAAAGGCAATCGTCCCGTCTACATCGCCAACGGAATGGCCTGCTACCTCACCACTCTCGCGGTACTCGTGTTGTTGGATCTCACCCAGGCCTTTAACCCCGCCACCATTTACGACAAATTCGGCAACATTTTGTCCTCCATGAATGTCTTTGCCTGGTGTTTTTGCTTGGGACTGCTTGTCAAGGGTCACGTCGCCCCATCGAGTTCCGATTCCGGTACCAACGGCTCCTGGATTACCGACTTTTACTGGGGCATGGAACTCTACCCGCGCGTGCTCGGTTGGGACGTCAAGATGTTCACCAATTGCCGCTGCGGAATGATGTTTTGGGCCGTTGCGATTGTTGCCTTTTGCTACAAAAACATGGAGTTGCACGGTGGACACTTGCAGTACGGCATGGCCGTTAGTGTGGCTCTACAACTCATTTACATTTTCAAGTTCTTTCACTGGGAAATGGGATACATGTGCTCCATGGACATTCAGCACGATCGGGCCGGTTACTATATTTGCTGGGGTTGTCTCGTCTGGGTTCCCGCCGTCTACACCTCACAGGCCTTTTACTTGACGGCACACGCACCGGAACTGTCCACACTCACGGCCCTCGCTATTTTCATCGCCGGCTTTGTCTGCGTCTGGAGCAACTACGACTCCGATCACCAGCGCTACATCTTCCGACAAACCAACGGGGATTGCCGTATCTGGGGACGCCAGCCGGACAAAATTGTGGCCAAATACGTCGCCAACGGCGTCGCGAAAGAATCTCTTCTACTGGTGGACGGGTGGTGGAAAATCTCGCGTCACTTTCACTACGTTCCGGAAATTCTGGCCAGCTTCTTTTGGTCCGTCTCGGCGTTGGATACAGGCTTGGTGGGACCCTACTTTTATGTCGTCTTCTTGACCATTCTGCTCACCGATCGGGCCTTTCGGGACGATGATCGCTGTCGCAAAAAGTACGGCAAGTACTGGACCGAGTACTGCGAAGTTGTGCCTTACAAGATTGTACCCGGTGTCGTCTGAGCGACAAGCACTTTACGGCGGACTGTACTATGGACGAATCTTTCGATGGAAAAACTTCCACGCTATAGAGAATAATAGCAACTGCTAATCCGTTTAAATGTTTCACGAAATGAACACTTGTTGCTTCAGTGGAGCGGGAAACGTGTGCATGGCGTCCGAACCTCTACTTTCTTCGGAATGCCGCGGCCGCTTGTCGTATCCTGGTGTGTTTGGAGGAATAAATACTCGGTGCCTCCGACTTAATGCCTTTGGGGCCGTTTCTTCTCGAGCCCCGACCGACGGTCGATCCCAGGGGAAAATCGTCGTAGGAATCGTACCGATCCTCCGTACCATAccattcgtcgtcgtcgaagtGGGATGAGGTGGCGCACACTGTCTGCTTTGCTACTGGTGATGATGTTGTCATTGTGCTTGGATTGTGTTTGGCACTTCGTCAGGTTTGATcttcgaaaaaaaaacgatTGGTAAATTGTGAGGAATGgggaagaggaagaaacggGCACGGAGTGTGAGCACGGCAGTCGTGGTCGATCCCGTACTTGGGCTCCACGACTGAGAAAAGAAAGGAAGTACTACCACCTGTTTAAGAATTTCTAACAAGTTACAGGTAACCCGGGATATTGTTTATTTCCTCCGTACAGACGTTTTCTTCCCTTATCGCGTGTATTGAGACGGTGGCTAAAAACGTTCGGAGAACATTACAAAGATGCACACGCCGACGTTTCAGCTTCTGAGCGCATCACTAGATTATCTATCTTTCAAATACTTCGGATGCAAAGGCACGTTGAATTCGAACGCTACCCAATTTTTTCTCTCAATCAACCTCCTTTTTCACTTCCACGCAGAAGCACGTTTTGAGTCATATGAAGGTCAGCAGTGTATCACATGCAGAACGCACATTTGGGGTATGGAAGCGAATGGTTTGCTTTGTCGGCACACCAATCGAAACAACTTCACAGATGTTGTAGTCTTGGATAGCACTTGGGAAATAGGACATCGCGCACTGTCAGGAGGTATGTTGCCTGGCAGCagcgaagaaaagaagataGCAAATCATGTTCCTCCAGCCTGTCATTGCCGGATCATAGCTGTGCCTGGCTACCAGTATTCTGGCAACCCATCACGATGCAAGGGTCGCCATATCTAATTCTTGGACGATATTCCGTGAGGTTTTTTTTGTTATTTATCGCAACCTCGCTGATTGGAGGATGGTGTCGGGTTTGACATATTCTACTGACGTTTGCTCTGTTCCACGTCACATACCGCGTTCTCTTTCGGTCGGAGAGGGACCGAGCTATTCGGGTGTCAAATAAATGCTCTTGCAGGGAACGAATACCActttattcactgtcaaagaaAATTTGCCACAGATCATTTGGTATCTTTCATTCGTTGCACCGGCAATAGCGTAATAGCGAATGTATTCTCGTCCAGGTTTGGCTTTCCTCTGTTTGTGGGCGATTACGGACGCCTACAATGTATTAATTATTGGCGGTACGCGTTTTTCGGGAGCAGCGTTGTGGAAGGAACTGTACGATCGTGGACACACCGTGACGGTCTACAATCGAGGAAAGACTCCGGCACAAGCCGTGGTACGGGAAAGTGTCGACGATTTTGACGCCCGTATCCGTGCAGCCACCTTTCTCCAGGGCGATCGGCAGGATCCGGAACAGCTCCGACGTCTTATCGATCCGGACCGGTACGACTATGTGTACGACATGAACGCGCGGGAAGAACCCGACACGAAACCTTTGGCGTCACTCTTCGTCGGTCATAGCCAACTGAAACAGTACGTATTCATGAGTTCCGCCGGCGTGTATCTGTTGTCGGACGAAATGCCGCACTTGGAAACCGACGCGGTGGACGCCAACTCCCGTCACAAGGGCAAACTGGAATCGGAAGCCTGTTTACAAGCTTTAGGTATTCCGTGGTGCAGTTTCCGTCCGACGTACATTTGCGGGCCGGGCAATTACAATCCCGTAGAGCGTTACTTTTTCGAACGTCTCGAGGCCGGTCGTCCGGTGTGCGTTCCATCGCACGGCCAGCACTTGACTGGTCTCGGACACGTGGAGGACTTGGCCGTGGCCATGGCCAACGTGGTGGACCGACACACCGTGACGACGGGGAAAACGTACAACGTGCAAAACAGGCAGGCAATCACGTTCGACGGGGTAGTCCGGACGGCCGCGGCAGTCACGGGGCGAGCGCGGGATTCCGTAGAGATTGTCCACTACGATCCGGGGACCGTGGAGTTTCCTGCCGGTGCCAAGGCGTTCCCGATGCGTCCCCAACACTTCTTTTGTGGCGTGGAACGCGCCGTACAGGATTTGGAATGGACCCCCCGATTCGATACGGTGGAAGCCATTTTGCGGGATTCGTACGAGAACGATTTTGTGTTACTGCGCGATTCCGGGGGCTTACGCGACGACTTTGTGTGTGACGATATTGTACTACAAAAGATTCAGggcgtttccaaagcagctGCGGAGGGAGCGAGCGTTTGAGCGGAGCGTAGTGAGCTAGAGGAACGTATATATACACTCTTGTGACGACAGTATCACCTTGGGGGGATCAAGGGGCGAACGCCTACACGTGCCGCCGAGAGTCAGTACGATTCAGTGCAGCAAAAACGGAACGTATGGAATACATCAAACTATTTGCCGACGTTAGACTTACTTATTGTTATCTACAGTATCCATAATTTAGACCACGGTAACGGGACATACCGTAATTGTATCTCTTGGCTCTAGGGCTAGGAAGAGTAGGTGTGTTTTCTGCCGGCAATGACAGTAAATCTCGAATTTGGGTTGCGATCCGTCTGCGCTGCCGTCAGGTACCGTGCCCGAGGCGTTCGAACGGTGGCAGTGGCGGCCAATCCGCAGGTATGGTCCGTCGTCCAGACCATTCCGTTGTGTTGACTGCTACAATTATGTCAAGTTCTCATTTTTGACCGGATATACAGACAGACGGGGGCGGCAATTCTGGAACACTGAAGTACCGAGCCGTAAACGGGACGGGACCGCACGGCACCATGGGATCGCAACCCTGTGGTTTCCATTCCGTTGACATTCTCATCTTTTATATTTCATATTCTCGActgggacgacgacgacgactgcTAGTTGTACGTCGACAATATTCCCaagtagagagagagagaaagtcGGCCATTGGGGTGTGCCTTCACGTCTCTTTTGCGGTAGTATGAACGAGAAAGAGGCCGTCCCGTCTGGTGCGTCCCTTCCGGCACACGACGCGGCCTGGGTGGGATTGGATTCCACGCCATTACcaacatcgtcgtcgccgttgtcgtccacCACAACAgtcttgcctttgttgccACTCGCGACCTCCGGATCTTCTCCAACCAGTCAGGCCCCGTTGTCCTCCGGTCCCACTACCCCGATGGATACGAGCCACAACGGTAGCAACACTGcgcgcaacaacaacaacaacagtgtGAGGAGCAGTACCACTATACACAACACTTCCACTACCAGCATCGGTTCCAGCGTCAGCAACAATAGCAACGCCAAGAATCCGCACGTTCCGTTCCGTATGAAACTCAATCTCGCTTCCACGAGAGGCCGGAGTATACATCGCCGGAAACGCAAACGAGCCTTGACGAGTCCCAGTTCAGGATCCAGTTCCAGTTCGGGTAgttccgaagaagacgaagatgatgattcCTCTACCGGGGCTCTCGTATCCGTGGCCGTCCCGTCCAACCAGGGACGTGTCGATGGCACCGGGACGACCTCGTCACCCCAAACCGGCGAACCCACCGCCTCCAGCACTggccaccaccaccagcaccacCCACGACAATAACAGCAGCAGTGTCAACAATCCTCAGCCTGAAGGATGGCGGGTCAAACTTTACCGACTCAATGCCGACGGCTCTTGGGATGATTGTGGCACCGGACGCATCCTTTGCTTGTACCGTACCCCGGGCGTACAGAAACCAACATCACCCGTCCAGGACGGCCACCAAGCCAACACGAATACCTCCGTCGCCTCGACCTTGCCATCCGAAGCAACCTACTCTGCCGAAACTtccacaacaacatcaacctTGACAAAAGCGGCAACATCTCCGGCCTCGCCCACTTCCAACAAAGTAAAGACCAACGTGGATCAATGGTTGCATACGGAAACGGGCGAAGCTACGCTCTGCGTTCACGCAGAAGCGTCCAAGCAAAATTCCTCCCGACGTGTACTGCTACGCACGCGGGTCTTACTGCGCGATGCCTACCAACGACAAGGTGACAATATCATTACCTGGTGTGAACCCTACTACGGAAATCGGGCCACCTCCCCCGATGGCAACGCCACTAGCACTAGCGGAAATAGCAACACCAGTAGTACATCGGGAGTGGACTTGGCCTTGTCCTTTCAGGACAATGCTGGTTGCTTGGATATCTGGCGGCAAATTACGCAGGTACAAGGCCAGGCCGCCGAACTGCTTCAGGAAACCCTGGCGGCGTCTTCCTCCGTGGAAGACATGGCCGCGCACGTGGCGGCTCAGCACCATGCCGATCTGCAAGCACGACAAGCACATAGTGATGCCGAGATGTGGAacttttccaacaccaacaacaataacaacaatgATGAGGAAGTATACGCCTTGGAATCATCTCCCGCCATCCCGATGCCTCCTTTGCCGACTCCACCAAGCCTCCAAAACATTGCTTCCATTGCCGACACGATTGCCGCTCTGCAACACACACAACAACGGGATTCTTTAGCCATGCGCATTGCCACGGACGATTGTGCATACCTAAAATCGTTACTTGCCTTGTTTCCCGCCGCCGAAACCCGCGGAGATTACGGCAAACTGGCCATGCTCGCCGCGTGCGTCAAAACGATTCTTCTACTCAACGATCCCTCTATTTTGGAATGGATCATTTCGGTGGCGCGCGTCTTTGAAGATATCTGTGCCTGTCTGGAATACGATCCTGACTTGCGCGAAAAAGCTAATCATCGGTGGTTTTTACGGGATCGCGCTAAGTTTCGAACCGTGGTGCCCATGGAAGATCCCGAACTCGTCTCGGCAATTCATCGGAGCTTTCGTGTGCAATATTTGCGCGATACTCTCTTGCGACCAACCATGGACGAGTCGGCCCTGTCTTCGCTAGGCTCCCTACAGACCTTCACGCATGCTGACGTGGTAAAAGGGGTTACCATGTCGAGTAATGGAGATGTTAGTCTGAAGGATAGCTATTTGATACGGGTGATTCGATTGTTGGGGGTTGAAACAGACGCCGTGGGAAGGCTGGAATGGTCGGAATTGGAAGCCGACCCCGACGCTGGTGGGATTGAGACGGCATCATTGACAACCACGCCGATGCTAGCTTTGGCGGAACTTCCCGCCGATGAAATGGTGCCGGATGGGTCCACCGTGGTCGGCAGACATGGTCTGGATGGCACCGCCACTTGGAAACAGTATTTGGCCCCGCAGGATTCTTCCTTGGTGTCTCGAAAGAATCGTCGACGTGGGTGCGTTTCGTTTTTGCGAGAACTCTTCAATATGGTGCGAACAAGTCTGCAACAGTCGGACAAGGACGATTTTTTTGCGTTTATTTGTTCCTTGGAGATTGATGTGAACGATGGTATTGAAATACCCGACAACGTTTCACAAACCTCCCAACAGGTGGAGGTCGGCAGTGTAGCGAGTACTATCAAATCGGAACGGACTGATGAAAAGACCGAGAGTATGGTAAACACTGCATTGTCTTCACACCTGGAATGGTCGCCACCCTCGTCGCCCGCCAATATTTTATCCTTGCTAGCCAACATTCTTGCTGATCCACACATTGACGTCACGGAAAAATGTTTAGTTCTGGAAATTGTTGCTGGCGTTGCTATGCACGATCCCGGCCTTATACGGAGGCATTGCTTGGAGTATCATACAGTCTGGAATAATCACGAAAAGGCCGTCCCCAACGTAACCATTGGACGCCCGGATGCCAACGAACGCCGGCAAGTGTTGTTTCTGTGCCCTCCGAATGACCTGTTGGGGTCGTTATTGTTTCTTCTGGACGTGGAACCGGACGCTGGTCTTTTGCTGCAAGTAAC from Phaeodactylum tricornutum CCAP 1055/1 chromosome 23, whole genome shotgun sequence includes:
- a CDS encoding predicted protein, giving the protein MTFSAISNKSTPLTNGTAAQSPTVVRNTDSDQERSQQSSTISPVPADEEVTSQTSLSNAPFLADEALDFSGVPLKTASKKMVRFDCVASSANDDCVRRNGLTGEQDDQDHMEEELEHQGNDSSRSQNCSIPKTKSKRSLQQAQVLLQRVSRGSIARRRKSPPPANMTALDCIKLQLDRMEAKIQKSAVLELALLNQSKTIREQRTAYQRRYEKMARDYGELVQAAHPDQKHVVQPGMPHELPPTFPGNRATMKST
- a CDS encoding predicted protein is translated as MTSSSSSNGASTRTMKKIGTPTKSTDLDWSGGEGVLPGRAALGPIFLMSVTPVFSIVFFHVCANMKGNFLAFGQQCLRDGLGATITAIWPDPWDAVAWKMILSFMAFQLLLMKVIPGDRFEATLTPKGNRPVYIANGMACYLTTLAVLVLLDLTQAFNPATIYDKFGNILSSMNVFAWCFCLGLLVKGHVAPSSSDSGTNGSWITDFYWGMELYPRVLGWDVKMFTNCRCGMMFWAVAIVAFCYKNMELHGGHLQYGMAVSVALQLIYIFKFFHWEMGYMCSMDIQHDRAGYYICWGCLVWVPAVYTSQAFYLTAHAPELSTLTALAIFIAGFVCVWSNYDSDHQRYIFRQTNGDCRIWGRQPDKIVAKYVANGVAKESLLLVDGWWKISRHFHYVPEILASFFWSVSALDTGLVGPYFYVVFLTILLTDRAFRDDDRCRKKYGKYWTEYCEVVPYKIVPGVV
- a CDS encoding predicted protein; protein product: MYSRPGLAFLCLWAITDAYNVLIIGGTRFSGAALWKELYDRGHTVTVYNRGKTPAQAVVRESVDDFDARIRAATFLQGDRQDPEQLRRLIDPDRYDYVYDMNAREEPDTKPLASLFVGHSQLKQYVFMSSAGVYLLSDEMPHLETDAVDANSRHKGKLESEACLQALGIPWCSFRPTYICGPGNYNPVERYFFERLEAGRPVCVPSHGQHLTGLGHVEDLAVAMANVVDRHTVTTGKTYNVQNRQAITFDGVVRTAAAVTGRARDSVEIVHYDPGTVEFPAGAKAFPMRPQHFFCGVERAVQDLEWTPRFDTVEAILRDSYENDFVLLRDSGGLRDDFVCDDIVLQKIQGVSKAAAEGASV